One segment of Nostoc piscinale CENA21 DNA contains the following:
- a CDS encoding DUF938 domain-containing protein, translated as MTTQDARQSAPATERNRQPILEVLLKVLPDSGTVLEIASGTGEHAVYFASQLRNVMWLPTDVSPQARASIVAWTEHYECQNVYPPLELDAKEPVWVVEQETTTQLLNNSPIVAIVNINMIHISPWSACLGLMAGASRILPVGGILYLYGPFKQGGVHTAPSNAAFDEYLRSQNPEWGVRNLDDVIAAAQTEHLVLKQIYEMPANNLSVVFERIDIMST; from the coding sequence ATGACAACACAAGACGCACGACAATCTGCCCCAGCTACCGAGCGCAATCGCCAACCAATTCTCGAAGTCCTTTTAAAAGTATTGCCTGACAGTGGAACAGTCTTGGAAATTGCCAGTGGTACAGGTGAACACGCAGTTTATTTTGCATCACAACTCAGGAATGTGATGTGGTTGCCAACAGATGTCAGTCCCCAAGCCAGAGCTAGTATAGTTGCCTGGACTGAACACTATGAATGTCAAAACGTTTATCCACCACTGGAACTTGATGCTAAGGAACCTGTGTGGGTAGTAGAGCAAGAAACAACAACCCAGTTGCTAAATAATTCGCCCATTGTCGCCATCGTCAATATTAATATGATTCACATTTCACCTTGGTCAGCCTGTTTAGGGCTGATGGCAGGGGCGAGTCGTATTTTACCTGTGGGCGGTATTCTCTACTTATATGGGCCTTTTAAACAAGGTGGAGTACATACAGCCCCAAGTAATGCTGCTTTTGATGAATATTTACGTTCCCAAAACCCAGAATGGGGTGTGCGTAATTTAGATGATGTCATAGCCGCCGCTCAAACCGAGCATCTTGTCTTGAAACAGATTTACGAAATGCCAGCAAATAATCTCTCCGTAGTTTTTGAACGGATTGATATCATGTCCACTTAA
- a CDS encoding glycosyltransferase family 4 protein, whose protein sequence is MRILIYSYNYYPEPIGIAPLMTELAEGLAKRGHEVRVVTAMPNYPERQIYEGYRGKFYLNEYKNGVQIQRSYVWIRPQPNLLDRIMLDASFVVTSFLPALFGWRPDVILSTSPSLPVCVPAALLGWLRACPVVLNLQDILPEAAVHVGLLKNKLLIKVFAALEKFAYHSATKISVIADGFVENLLSKGVEADKIEQIPNWVDVNFIRPLPKEDNPFRNTHNLNGKFVVQYSGNIALTQGLETVIQAAAKLRDITDIAFVIVGEAKGLKRLQQYCLECGADNVLLLPFQPRAELPQMLAAADVGLVVQKKNVISFNMPSKIQVLLASGRAIVASVPENGTAARAIRQSGGGVIVPPEDAQALAASILELYKHPEKVKTLGYNSRQYAVEQYAFDQALNHYEALFESVTSDSQVIEAKVVSKQEV, encoded by the coding sequence ATGCGGATATTAATTTACTCCTACAACTACTATCCAGAACCAATTGGTATTGCCCCGTTGATGACGGAATTAGCAGAAGGACTGGCCAAGCGAGGGCATGAAGTGCGCGTCGTCACCGCCATGCCAAATTATCCTGAACGCCAAATTTACGAGGGTTATCGGGGCAAATTCTACCTAAATGAGTACAAAAATGGCGTTCAAATCCAACGCAGTTATGTTTGGATTCGGCCACAACCGAATCTGTTGGATCGGATAATGCTTGATGCTAGTTTTGTTGTTACAAGTTTTTTACCTGCTTTATTCGGATGGCGACCAGATGTAATTTTATCAACGTCACCATCTCTACCTGTATGTGTACCTGCGGCTTTACTCGGATGGTTACGTGCTTGCCCAGTGGTACTAAATCTTCAAGATATCCTACCAGAAGCAGCAGTTCATGTTGGACTACTGAAAAATAAATTACTCATCAAAGTATTTGCTGCGTTAGAAAAATTTGCTTACCATTCAGCTACAAAAATTAGCGTTATTGCTGATGGGTTTGTCGAAAATTTACTATCTAAGGGTGTAGAAGCGGATAAAATCGAGCAAATTCCTAACTGGGTTGATGTCAACTTCATTCGTCCTTTACCTAAAGAAGACAATCCCTTCCGTAATACACACAATCTCAACGGTAAGTTTGTCGTTCAATATTCTGGCAACATTGCGCTCACTCAAGGTTTAGAAACAGTAATTCAGGCGGCAGCGAAATTACGAGATATTACAGATATTGCTTTTGTGATTGTGGGTGAGGCTAAAGGTTTAAAAAGATTACAACAGTATTGTTTAGAATGCGGTGCAGATAATGTGTTATTACTGCCATTTCAACCGCGTGCAGAACTACCACAAATGTTGGCAGCGGCTGATGTTGGTTTAGTTGTGCAGAAGAAGAATGTGATTTCTTTCAATATGCCATCCAAAATCCAGGTTTTGCTTGCTAGTGGCCGAGCAATAGTCGCCTCCGTTCCCGAAAATGGCACCGCAGCCAGAGCCATCAGACAAAGTGGTGGTGGGGTTATCGTTCCGCCAGAAGATGCCCAAGCTTTAGCCGCATCTATCTTAGAGCTTTATAAACATCCTGAAAAGGTAAAAACTTTGGGCTATAACAGCCGTCAGTATGCTGTGGAGCAGTATGCTTTTGATCAAGCCTTAAATCACTATGAGGCTTTGTTTGAATCAGTGACTTCTGATAGTCAAGTAATTGAAGCTAAAGTAGTTTCCAAACAAGAGGTATAA
- a CDS encoding group I intron-associated PD-(D/E)XK endonuclease yields MDIKLKGDIAEQADVIHALKRGWGVLRPVGDRLP; encoded by the coding sequence ATGGACATAAAGCTCAAAGGTGATATAGCAGAGCAAGCAGATGTGATTCATGCTCTCAAGCGTGGTTGGGGAGTGTTAAGACCAGTTGGCGATCGCTTACCTTAA
- a CDS encoding carbonic anhydrase, which yields MKKLIKGLREFKSSYFSTHQELFEQLSHGQKPRVLFITCSDSRLDPNLITQAQVGELFVIRNAGNIIPPYGATNGGEGATIEYAVQALGIQQIIICGHSHCGAMKGLLKLQSLREDLPLVYDWLKYAEATRRLVLDHYSHYQSEELLEIMIAENVLTQIENLRTYPVIHSKLYQGQLKIYAWIYHIESGEVLAYDPHKHAYVLPQSQIAELETEDTILNPFPNCDVEIRSQADEVTQTQEFTIAGSERFPIPRLSPEQRERIYRGSNHSN from the coding sequence ATGAAAAAATTAATTAAAGGTCTGCGTGAATTTAAATCTAGTTATTTTTCAACGCACCAAGAATTGTTTGAGCAACTCTCACATGGTCAAAAACCTAGAGTATTGTTTATCACTTGTTCCGATTCACGTCTTGACCCAAATCTCATTACACAAGCGCAAGTTGGTGAATTATTCGTTATCCGCAATGCAGGTAATATTATTCCTCCTTACGGGGCAACTAATGGTGGTGAAGGTGCAACTATTGAATATGCAGTTCAAGCTTTAGGAATTCAGCAAATTATTATCTGTGGTCACTCTCATTGCGGTGCGATGAAAGGACTCCTGAAATTACAGAGTCTGCGAGAGGATTTACCACTAGTTTATGATTGGCTTAAATATGCAGAAGCAACTCGTAGGCTAGTTTTAGACCACTACAGTCATTATCAGTCTGAAGAATTGTTAGAAATTATGATTGCGGAAAACGTTCTCACACAAATTGAGAATTTACGGACATATCCCGTCATTCACTCCAAGCTTTACCAAGGTCAACTGAAAATTTATGCGTGGATTTATCACATTGAGTCAGGAGAAGTTTTAGCATACGATCCTCATAAACACGCATACGTCTTACCTCAAAGCCAAATTGCGGAGTTAGAAACAGAAGATACCATCCTCAATCCATTTCCCAATTGTGATGTAGAAATTCGTTCTCAAGCAGATGAAGTGACACAAACTCAGGAATTTACAATAGCAGGATCTGAACGCTTCCCAATACCACGTCTTTCTCCAGAGCAAAGAGAGCGAATTTATCGAGGTTCAAACCACTCAAATTAA
- a CDS encoding anion transporter — protein MVVLRYLVILLTYIGLGLGYLPGLRMNRATIALVGAAFLMALGLLDLSAAWSAIDYKTLVFLFGMMIISANLTASGFFQLAVDYTIRYVHSPLGLLIVLTFGSGFLSALFLNDTIALILTPLVVGITQLLSLNPVPYLLALAGATNLGSVATLSGNPQNILIGSFSGISYLDFAKALTPLALIGLVIQVGWLWWLYPEVRSLSPYLKVELPRYRTFRPLLAKSLLITTGLLIAFLLGIPTAEATLIAAGLLLVTRRIKPARILQKIDWDLLLMFCGLFILTEGVQKLGVLEWFSRFVHTPWSILGITVLLSNLVSNVPAVLLLHHLIPQPDKQTWLLLAAASTLAGNLTLLGSVANLIVAEAVAKKGYRLTFGEHLRFGLPLTVVTLALTYFWIFKLRVW, from the coding sequence ATGGTAGTTCTACGATACTTAGTAATTTTACTGACTTACATTGGTTTAGGACTGGGCTATTTACCTGGACTACGGATGAATCGTGCCACAATCGCCCTTGTGGGTGCGGCTTTTTTAATGGCATTGGGATTACTGGATTTATCTGCGGCGTGGAGTGCTATTGACTACAAGACTCTTGTCTTCTTGTTTGGGATGATGATCATTAGTGCTAATCTGACAGCGTCTGGTTTTTTCCAGTTGGCTGTTGATTACACGATCCGTTATGTCCACAGTCCATTAGGGTTATTAATAGTCTTAACTTTCGGCAGTGGCTTTCTCTCAGCATTATTTCTCAATGATACGATCGCCCTTATCCTCACGCCTCTGGTAGTCGGCATCACTCAGTTACTCAGTCTCAATCCTGTTCCCTATTTGTTGGCGTTGGCTGGTGCAACTAATCTGGGTTCTGTTGCTACCCTTAGTGGTAATCCGCAGAATATTTTAATTGGTTCTTTTTCTGGGATTAGTTATCTAGACTTTGCCAAAGCTTTGACACCACTAGCTTTAATAGGTTTGGTAATTCAGGTAGGTTGGTTATGGTGGTTGTATCCAGAGGTGCGATCGCTGAGTCCTTATTTAAAAGTCGAACTACCACGCTATCGCACCTTCAGGCCTTTGTTAGCCAAGAGTTTATTAATTACTACGGGATTGTTGATAGCTTTTTTGTTGGGGATTCCCACGGCGGAAGCTACCCTAATTGCGGCTGGATTATTACTCGTCACACGTCGTATCAAACCAGCGCGAATTTTGCAAAAGATTGATTGGGATTTGCTATTGATGTTTTGTGGGTTGTTTATCCTGACTGAAGGTGTCCAAAAATTGGGGGTGCTGGAATGGTTTTCCCGTTTCGTTCATACTCCCTGGAGTATTTTGGGAATTACAGTGTTGTTGTCGAATCTCGTTTCTAATGTCCCGGCAGTACTGCTACTACATCACCTCATCCCCCAACCTGACAAGCAAACTTGGCTACTACTAGCTGCGGCTTCCACACTAGCAGGAAATTTAACGCTGTTGGGTTCTGTTGCCAATTTGATTGTAGCGGAGGCAGTTGCAAAGAAGGGATATCGGCTGACCTTTGGTGAACATCTGCGATTTGGGCTACCGCTAACTGTTGTGACTCTGGCGCTTACCTATTTTTGGATTTTTAAACTCAGAGTTTGGTGA
- a CDS encoding PLP-dependent aminotransferase family protein yields the protein MDFVISIDSQAALPLHRQVYIEIRQAILTGRLTPGEKLPSTRVLAQLLGVSRTTVTQSYEMLLSEGYLETSVGSGTFVCRQLPDELLNTAPIQAKLPANPHPISLSSYGERLIQGKFLHIPETDVEISFSYGRPAFDEFPIKLWRKLLSRHCQSSKSVLDYTYNSQGYQVLREAIAAYLSRSRAVKCNSEQIIIVGGSQQGIDLITRILINPGDCIAVEEPGYLSARRAFLSQGANLFPVGVDQSGLIINHLAAGIIPNIKLVYVTPSHQFPTGATLSLTRRLELLAWAKKSGVMIIEDDYDSEYRYGERPIPALQGLDQGNSVIYVGTFSKVLFPALRLGYLVLPPDLVPIFARGKWLADRQCSLLEQYALTDFITEGHLERHIRRMRSLYDGRRQTLVQSLSEHFGDTIKILGENAGMHLMVKFNTKLSDDEIVQRAALAGVNIGAASPQYLKDSPGSEFIFGYAELSHQKIQEGVRRLAQVILID from the coding sequence ATGGATTTTGTGATTAGTATTGATTCCCAAGCCGCCTTACCTTTACATCGCCAAGTTTATATAGAAATTCGTCAAGCAATTCTTACAGGTAGATTAACTCCAGGCGAAAAGCTACCTTCAACTCGTGTACTGGCTCAATTACTTGGTGTTTCTCGCACCACCGTTACCCAAAGTTATGAGATGCTTCTGAGTGAAGGTTATCTGGAAACCAGTGTTGGTTCAGGGACTTTTGTCTGTCGTCAACTCCCTGATGAATTACTTAACACCGCACCTATTCAAGCAAAATTACCAGCAAATCCGCATCCCATATCCTTGTCAAGCTATGGTGAAAGGTTGATTCAGGGTAAATTTTTACACATCCCCGAAACAGATGTAGAGATTAGCTTTAGTTATGGACGACCCGCTTTTGATGAGTTTCCGATTAAGTTGTGGCGTAAGCTTTTATCTCGCCATTGTCAGTCTAGTAAGTCAGTGCTTGATTATACTTACAATTCACAAGGTTATCAAGTTTTGCGGGAAGCGATCGCAGCTTATCTATCTCGTTCTAGAGCCGTGAAATGCAACTCTGAGCAAATCATAATTGTGGGTGGTTCACAACAGGGGATTGACTTAATTACTCGTATATTAATTAACCCTGGTGATTGCATAGCAGTGGAAGAGCCAGGATATTTAAGTGCTAGACGAGCTTTTTTATCCCAGGGAGCTAATTTATTTCCTGTAGGCGTAGATCAGTCAGGATTAATCATCAATCATTTAGCAGCTGGTATAATTCCTAACATTAAGCTTGTTTATGTCACCCCATCACACCAATTTCCCACAGGTGCAACACTATCTCTGACTCGCAGGTTAGAGTTACTAGCTTGGGCAAAAAAATCAGGGGTGATGATTATTGAAGATGACTATGATAGCGAGTATCGTTATGGTGAACGACCGATTCCGGCATTGCAAGGATTAGACCAAGGTAATTCAGTCATTTATGTCGGTACATTTTCTAAGGTTTTATTTCCCGCTTTACGTCTGGGTTACTTAGTTTTACCCCCAGATTTAGTACCAATATTTGCCCGTGGGAAATGGTTAGCAGATCGGCAATGCAGTTTATTAGAACAATATGCTCTGACTGATTTTATTACCGAAGGACATTTAGAACGGCATATTAGACGGATGCGATCGCTCTATGATGGACGTAGGCAAACTTTGGTACAGTCTTTATCTGAGCATTTTGGCGACACAATCAAAATACTAGGGGAAAACGCCGGAATGCACTTAATGGTCAAATTCAATACCAAACTCAGTGATGATGAAATAGTTCAGCGTGCTGCTCTGGCTGGAGTGAATATTGGGGCAGCATCTCCTCAATATTTAAAAGATAGCCCTGGTAGTGAATTTATCTTTGGATATGCTGAACTCAGTCATCAGAAAATCCAAGAGGGAGTACGTCGATTAGCTCAGGTGATTTTAATTGATTAA
- a CDS encoding CGLD27 family protein, giving the protein MMRSSVSNCPVPTDQQPLNEYEELKTSWLFRDCTLNWREYLTNIAWIWGFSWLLSGPVAAASFPPQKYAAHFVLCGAAGASLGVIFVLLRMYLGWRYVRDRLYSKTVFYEESGWYDGQTWIKPQEVLARDRLIVTYEIKPILQRLQFTFAGLAGMYLIGTIVWHLF; this is encoded by the coding sequence ATGATGAGGTCTTCGGTGTCCAATTGTCCGGTTCCTACAGACCAACAACCACTAAATGAGTACGAAGAATTAAAAACTTCCTGGCTGTTTCGTGATTGCACTTTAAATTGGCGCGAATATCTCACAAACATTGCTTGGATTTGGGGTTTTTCTTGGCTGTTGTCTGGCCCTGTAGCCGCAGCCAGCTTTCCACCACAAAAATATGCTGCCCATTTTGTCTTGTGTGGAGCCGCAGGAGCAAGTCTGGGAGTAATTTTTGTTTTATTACGTATGTACTTAGGGTGGCGTTATGTCCGCGATCGCCTCTACAGCAAGACTGTATTTTATGAAGAGTCCGGCTGGTATGATGGTCAAACCTGGATCAAACCTCAAGAGGTTTTGGCTCGCGATCGCTTGATTGTCACCTACGAAATTAAGCCAATTCTGCAACGGTTACAATTTACCTTTGCTGGCTTGGCGGGAATGTACCTAATTGGTACTATAGTTTGGCATTTGTTTTAA
- a CDS encoding pyridoxamine 5'-phosphate oxidase family protein produces MPQPKAPSPRTTVKRIPQRANYESETIYQILDEGLVCHIGFIADGQPVVIPTAYGRVEDTLYIHGSPASRMLRSLQQGIDVCITVTLIDGLVLARSAFHHSMNYRSVVIFGKATLIEDAAQKLAALQAFTEHIILGRWQEVRSPNHQELSRTIVLSLPLTEASAKIRTGGPIDDELDYQIPVWAGEIPLKFTAAVPINDAKLAPNIAVPTNLKNYTRPQKLD; encoded by the coding sequence ATGCCTCAACCAAAAGCGCCCAGTCCAAGAACCACAGTTAAACGTATACCCCAAAGAGCCAATTACGAAAGTGAGACCATTTATCAAATATTAGATGAAGGATTAGTCTGTCATATCGGTTTTATTGCTGATGGACAGCCTGTTGTCATTCCAACAGCCTATGGGCGGGTTGAAGATACATTGTATATTCATGGTTCACCCGCTAGTCGAATGTTGCGATCGCTACAACAAGGTATTGATGTTTGCATCACCGTAACTTTAATTGATGGGTTGGTATTAGCGCGATCGGCATTTCACCATTCCATGAATTATCGCTCAGTAGTCATTTTTGGTAAAGCAACTTTAATCGAGGATGCAGCCCAGAAATTAGCAGCCTTGCAAGCATTTACAGAACATATCATTTTAGGAAGATGGCAGGAAGTGCGATCGCCCAATCATCAAGAATTATCTAGAACGATAGTTTTATCTTTGCCCCTGACAGAAGCCAGCGCCAAGATTCGTACTGGAGGGCCAATTGATGATGAACTTGATTATCAAATACCAGTCTGGGCTGGGGAAATTCCCTTAAAATTTACTGCGGCTGTACCCATAAACGATGCTAAATTAGCCCCCAATATTGCAGTACCGACCAATCTCAAAAACTATACCAGACCACAGAAACTTGACTAA
- a CDS encoding asparaginase, with amino-acid sequence MTMGKRTQATVLEVRLLREGIIESRHVVQAVVCDDRGRVLSVAGNAETATFVRSALKPFQALAVTTTGTLERYDLSDRDLAIIASSHKGTIEQVRQVFNILWRADVDPTALQCPIPEGKRSPLEYNCSGKHAGMLAVCQQRHWPVNNYLDRKHPIQQLILTKIAELLRMPAEEFISAHDDCGAPTYLMQLGQMASLYALLAASNNLDMERIVRAMIHHPALVAGDGEFDTELMRLAPGEVVSKAGAEGVQCIGRLGEGMGLAIKVMDGAKRAKYAVAIHLLQQMGWISPSAAETLAERFMTFGKYRRLEVVGELSLL; translated from the coding sequence ATGACAATGGGAAAACGAACTCAAGCCACAGTACTGGAAGTCCGGTTACTCAGGGAAGGCATCATAGAATCACGCCATGTAGTCCAAGCTGTTGTATGCGATGACAGAGGCAGGGTTTTATCTGTTGCTGGTAACGCGGAAACGGCAACATTTGTCCGTTCCGCGCTTAAACCTTTTCAAGCATTAGCTGTCACCACAACCGGTACCCTAGAACGCTACGATCTGAGCGATCGCGATTTAGCAATTATTGCCAGTTCCCATAAAGGCACAATAGAGCAAGTCAGACAGGTATTTAACATCCTTTGGCGTGCTGATGTTGATCCAACTGCTCTTCAATGCCCGATTCCAGAAGGTAAACGCAGTCCCCTAGAATACAATTGCTCTGGTAAGCACGCCGGGATGTTAGCTGTTTGCCAGCAACGCCATTGGCCTGTAAATAACTATTTAGACCGCAAGCACCCCATACAGCAGTTAATTTTGACGAAAATCGCCGAGTTACTGCGAATGCCTGCGGAGGAATTTATCAGCGCCCATGATGACTGTGGCGCACCAACTTACCTTATGCAACTCGGACAAATGGCATCTTTATATGCGCTTCTGGCCGCAAGTAACAATTTGGATATGGAGCGCATTGTCCGGGCGATGATTCATCACCCGGCCTTGGTTGCTGGCGATGGCGAATTTGATACAGAACTGATGCGTTTAGCACCAGGAGAAGTAGTCAGTAAAGCTGGTGCAGAAGGCGTACAGTGTATTGGCAGACTTGGCGAAGGTATGGGACTCGCAATTAAAGTAATGGATGGGGCAAAACGCGCCAAATATGCTGTCGCTATTCACTTATTGCAACAAATGGGTTGGATCAGCCCCAGCGCCGCAGAAACCCTCGCAGAAAGGTTTATGACCTTCGGCAAATACAGGCGATTAGAAGTTGTGGGAGAATTATCGCTGTTATAG
- a CDS encoding iron-siderophore ABC transporter substrate-binding protein, producing the protein MKLISRHFIALFLCGILTFTLVWVVSQSLTPKVSNSNSLQKSVACRVVQHVKGESCIPLNPKRIVTLDFNSFAAVIALDIKPIATWITNEIESDFEYFQGKADGVEIIRSSSGQINLEKLLLLRPDLIIVVSQPFFNRIYQYTSKIAPTVVLPWIETKGNWQQHIQDMANIFQKKQTATELMDKYNQRINNLKQIVNHNQQELRISFAYVAAGKLVITRKQSFAGKILDDIGILNPIFAESGDMDLAISEELLPKIDSNILFIAPLRKDDNSVIHKLQQKPIWSKLKAVQQNRVYLVDFSVWRGLNILAAYELLDELYQSLLKISQFAV; encoded by the coding sequence ATGAAATTGATTTCCCGTCACTTTATTGCCCTATTTTTGTGCGGAATTTTGACATTTACGCTGGTTTGGGTTGTTAGTCAAAGTTTGACTCCAAAAGTCAGTAACTCAAACTCTCTGCAAAAAAGTGTTGCATGTCGAGTAGTTCAGCATGTCAAAGGAGAAAGTTGTATTCCCCTCAACCCAAAACGAATTGTCACCTTAGATTTCAATAGTTTTGCTGCTGTTATAGCTTTAGATATCAAACCGATCGCAACTTGGATCACTAATGAAATCGAAAGTGATTTTGAGTACTTTCAAGGAAAAGCAGATGGAGTAGAAATTATCCGCAGTTCTAGTGGTCAAATTAACTTAGAAAAACTTCTTTTGTTGCGTCCTGACTTAATTATAGTCGTGTCTCAACCATTCTTTAACAGAATTTATCAATATACATCAAAAATTGCACCTACAGTAGTTTTACCTTGGATAGAAACTAAAGGAAATTGGCAACAACACATCCAAGATATGGCAAATATTTTCCAGAAAAAGCAGACAGCTACAGAACTTATGGATAAATATAACCAACGTATTAATAACTTAAAGCAAATAGTTAATCATAATCAGCAAGAACTCCGGATATCATTTGCTTATGTGGCGGCTGGAAAATTAGTGATCACTCGGAAACAATCTTTTGCTGGCAAAATTTTGGACGATATTGGCATATTAAATCCAATTTTTGCAGAATCAGGTGACATGGATTTAGCAATTTCTGAGGAACTTTTACCCAAGATTGACAGTAATATTTTATTTATTGCACCTCTGCGAAAAGATGATAACTCTGTGATTCATAAACTGCAACAAAAACCTATATGGTCAAAACTCAAAGCTGTGCAGCAAAATCGAGTATATTTAGTAGATTTTTCTGTCTGGCGTGGACTGAATATTCTGGCAGCTTATGAGTTACTGGATGAACTTTATCAATCTCTCTTAAAAATTAGTCAATTTGCTGTGTAG
- the rsfS gene encoding ribosome silencing factor gives MSDYIQGNLPLQSVSEKDSPLKSLDGGMKDLSGQLAITVADAASDRKAGDIVVLRVADVSYLADYFVMLTGYSRVQVRAIAQAIEDKVETEWQRRPLRTEGKAEGSWVLQDYGDVIVHIMMPKEREFYNLEAFWVNAERIAVPNADEGGGKPI, from the coding sequence ATGTCTGATTATATCCAAGGAAATCTCCCATTACAGTCTGTGTCGGAGAAAGACAGTCCACTCAAAAGCCTAGATGGAGGGATGAAAGATTTGAGTGGGCAATTAGCTATAACTGTTGCTGACGCAGCATCAGATCGCAAAGCAGGAGATATTGTGGTACTGAGAGTAGCCGATGTATCTTACCTGGCAGATTATTTTGTGATGTTGACTGGTTACTCTAGGGTGCAAGTCAGGGCGATCGCTCAAGCAATAGAAGATAAAGTCGAAACTGAATGGCAACGTCGTCCTTTACGCACAGAAGGCAAAGCAGAAGGCAGTTGGGTATTGCAAGATTACGGTGATGTAATTGTTCATATCATGATGCCCAAGGAACGAGAGTTTTATAATTTAGAAGCGTTCTGGGTCAATGCCGAACGTATTGCCGTTCCAAACGCCGATGAGGGTGGGGGTAAGCCAATATGA